The following proteins are co-located in the Planococcus plakortidis genome:
- a CDS encoding TrkH family potassium uptake protein, protein MNKSFQRVRNLTPAQAIVAYYFVAIAFSFLLLRLPGVLQPGVSMTYIDTLFTAVSAVSVTGLTVIDVSQTLSVFGIIVLMVILQFGGIGIMSIGTFFWILLGKRIGLRERQLIMVDHNQSSMAGVVKLITEIVKILLLIEVIGALILTVYFTQYFYSFSEALLHGVFGAVTATTNGGFDITGSSLQPYVDDYFVQIVNMILIILGAIGFPVLIELKEFLSNETKNFRFSLFTKITTSIFGMLLVVGTVGILILESVNAFKGMSWHQTLFGALFHSVSSRSGGLVTIDITQFSDATNVFMSALMFIGASPSSAGGGIRTTTFAIAILFLINFARGKNTIQIFNREIELIDVFRSFAVLFLAGAMVLLATMLLIITEPNASIVEILFEITSAFGTCGMSLGLTSELSPIGKVIVMILMFIGRVGLISFLFTIGGKTDPTKFHYPKERVIIG, encoded by the coding sequence ATGAATAAATCATTTCAACGTGTCCGAAATCTTACACCTGCACAGGCAATCGTAGCGTATTATTTCGTGGCGATTGCTTTTTCCTTTTTACTCCTGAGGCTTCCGGGAGTCCTGCAGCCCGGGGTAAGCATGACGTATATCGACACCTTATTTACCGCCGTCAGCGCAGTAAGCGTCACCGGCCTGACGGTCATTGACGTCTCGCAAACCTTATCGGTATTCGGCATTATCGTACTGATGGTCATCCTTCAATTCGGGGGGATCGGCATCATGTCGATCGGGACATTTTTCTGGATCTTGCTTGGCAAACGGATCGGGCTCCGTGAGCGGCAATTGATCATGGTCGACCATAACCAGTCAAGTATGGCCGGCGTCGTCAAGCTGATCACGGAAATCGTTAAAATCCTTTTGTTGATCGAAGTGATCGGGGCGCTCATATTGACCGTCTATTTCACTCAATACTTTTATTCTTTCAGCGAAGCGCTTTTGCACGGCGTGTTTGGTGCGGTTACCGCGACCACCAATGGCGGATTCGACATCACGGGATCTTCCTTGCAGCCTTATGTCGATGATTATTTCGTGCAGATCGTTAACATGATCCTGATCATCCTGGGTGCGATCGGTTTTCCTGTACTGATCGAACTGAAGGAATTCCTATCGAATGAGACGAAGAATTTCCGCTTTTCGCTGTTCACCAAAATCACGACGAGCATCTTCGGGATGCTTCTCGTGGTCGGCACAGTGGGGATCCTGATCTTGGAGTCGGTCAATGCGTTTAAAGGGATGTCTTGGCACCAGACTTTGTTCGGGGCACTGTTCCATTCCGTTTCTTCCCGCTCCGGAGGTTTGGTCACCATCGATATCACGCAGTTCAGTGATGCCACCAATGTATTCATGAGTGCGCTCATGTTCATCGGGGCCTCTCCAAGTTCAGCAGGCGGCGGCATCCGGACCACCACTTTTGCAATCGCCATCCTATTTTTGATCAATTTCGCGAGAGGCAAGAACACCATCCAGATTTTCAACCGTGAAATTGAATTGATCGACGTATTCCGGTCATTTGCCGTCCTGTTCCTTGCAGGGGCGATGGTGCTTCTGGCAACCATGCTATTGATCATTACCGAACCGAATGCCTCGATCGTGGAAATCCTGTTCGAGATCACTTCGGCATTCGGTACCTGCGGGATGTCGCTTGGCCTGACGAGTGAATTATCCCCGATCGGCAAAGTAATTGTCATGATCCTGATGTTTATCGGGCGAGTCGGTTTGATCTCCTTCCTGTTCACCATCGGCGGTAAGACCGATCCGACGAAATTCCATTACCCGAAAGAACGCGTGATCATCGGATAA
- a CDS encoding MarR family winged helix-turn-helix transcriptional regulator: MNEDIKQSLKLFIVLSRAHKAISEQTNQFFQENGVNPTEFAVLELLYHKGRQPLQKIGGKILLASGSITYVIDKLEKRGFITRVNCPTDRRITYAEITDEGKAFMSDIFPAHEQKLHELTAALSSEEKEQAIELMKKIGLSIKDLSY; the protein is encoded by the coding sequence ATGAATGAAGACATTAAACAGTCGTTGAAACTGTTTATCGTTTTGTCCCGTGCGCACAAAGCGATTTCGGAACAAACCAACCAATTTTTCCAGGAGAACGGCGTCAACCCGACAGAATTTGCCGTACTGGAGCTGCTTTACCATAAAGGGCGCCAGCCACTGCAAAAAATCGGCGGGAAAATCCTGCTGGCTAGCGGGTCGATCACCTATGTCATCGACAAATTGGAAAAGCGCGGTTTCATCACACGCGTCAATTGCCCGACCGATCGCCGCATCACCTATGCGGAAATAACGGATGAGGGAAAAGCGTTCATGTCGGACATTTTCCCGGCACATGAACAAAAGCTTCACGAACTGACGGCAGCTTTATCTTCGGAAGAAAAAGAGCAGGCCATCGAATTGATGAAGAAGATCGGCTTGTCGATCAAAGACTTGTCCTATTGA